TAACACCAACGTTTAACCAGGTTGCCCCGATTTGTCCGGGCGGAACATTAAATCCTTTACCAACCTCTTCCACCAATGGCATCAACGGTACATGGTCTCCGGCGTTAAACAATACAGCCACCACAACCTATACATTCACACCAACCGCAGGTCAGTGTGCGAATTCAACCACCTTGACCATTACAGTAAACCAAAACACAATAATACCGACATTTAACCAGGTGGCACCGATTTGTGAGGGTGGAATACTAAATCCATTACCTACCACTTCTACCAACGGAATTAATGGAACATGGTCTCCGTCTTTAAATAATACGGCTACCACCACTTATACCTTCACACCAACTGCAGGTCAGTGTGCGAATTCAACCACCTTGACCATTACGGTGAATCAGAAGGTAACACCAACGTTTAACCAGGTTGCCCCGATTTGTCCGGGGAAAATTAAATCCTTTACCAACCTCTTCCACCAATGGAATCAGCGGTACCTGGTCACCGGCGTTAAACAATACATCCACCACAACCTATACATTCACACCGACTGCCGGACAGTGTGCGAATTCAACCACCTTGACCATTACAGTAAACCAAACATAATCCGACATTTAATCCGGTGGCACCGATTTGTGAGGGTGGAATACTAAATCCATTACCTACCACTTCTACCAACGGAATTAATGGAACATGGTCTCCGTCTTTAAATAATACGGCTACCACAACCTATACATTCACACCAACTGCAGGTCAGTGTGCGAATTCAACCACCTTAACCATTACGGTGAATCAGAAGGTAACACCAACGTTTAACCAGGTTGCCCCGATTTGTCCGGGCGGAACATTAAATCCTTTACCAACCTCTTCCACCAATGGCATCAATGGTACATGGTCTCCTGCGTTAAACAATACGGCTACCACAACCTATACATTCACACCAACTGCAGGTCAGTGTGCGAATTCAACCACCTTGACCATTACAGTAAACCAAAACACAATAATACCGACATTTAATCCGGTGGCACCGATTTGTGAGGGTGGAATACTAAATCCATTACCTACCACTTCTACCAACGGAATTAATGGAACATGGTCTCCGTCTTTAAATAATACGGCTACCACCACTTATACCTTCACACCAACAGCAGGTCAGTGTGCGAATTCATCTACGTTAACAATAATCGTGTTTCCAACTAAAAACTCCAGAATATCTGAAACCATTTGTGAAGGAGATAGTATCGTAATAGGGACACAGGCATTTTATACATCCGGAACGTTCCCTGTTGTTTTGCAGTCATCACAGGGCTGTGACTCCACGGTAACTTTAAACTTAACGGTTAATCCGGCTAAAGATACCGTACTGAACAGGGTAATATGCGAAGGCGACTCATTTATCATCAACAGCACGATATTTACCGAAACAGGTCAATATGATATTAAATTCCAATCCAGCTTAGGCTGCGACTCCATCGTTCAGCTGAATCTGAGTGTCCTCGATACAAGTGTAAAAACATTTGTAACAACTATTTGTGACGGACAATCCATTACAATAGACGGACAAACATTCACGGATGCCGGTATCTATACCATCCGGCTCCAAAACTCAAATGGATGTGACAGTACCATCATTCTGGATCTAAGAATAAAACCGGTTACTACAACGGATATTGAGAAGGTCATTTGTCAGGGTGAAGTCGTTGTGATAGGTAATCAGACATTCTCTGTTTCCGGAACGTACTCCGTTACTCTGACATCTTCTATCGACTGCGACTCTATTATAAATTTAGATCTGACAGTAAATCCTGTTTCGAGAACTAACTTAAATTTTGTTGTCTGCAATGGTGATGCCATCGCTATCGGCGACAGCATTTTCACTTCAACAGGCAACTATACCGTTATCCTGGAAAACTCACTGGGTTGTGATTCGATCGTTTCACTTGACTTAACCGTAAATCCAACCTTTGAAGAAACAATCTCAGGCACTATCTGCGAGGGGGATTCTGTTACCATCGGAACTCAGGTTTTTACGGAAGGCGGAGATTATAAAGTTGTCTTACAAGCTGCTACAGGATGCGACTCCACCATCAACCTTAAACTCACTGTCAATCCGAAAAGTTCAGTTGACATAGACAAAAATATTTGTGCAGGAGAATCCTTTAGTGTTGGTGGTGAGACATTTAACGAAACCGGATCGTATACTGTTGTCTTACAAAATTCATCGGGCTGTGATTCGACCATATTCCTGAACCTTACGGTCCATCCATTGCCGGTAATTGATGCCGTTGCCGACAAGACAATTGTCAATACCGGAGAACAGGTACAATTAAATGTCACCACTACCGAACAGCCAATCTTCTCCTGGTTGCCTGCCGATGTTGTAAGCAATCCTTCCGTTCAAAACCCAACGGCCACCCTGACCGTATCAACCCTGTTTATTGTTACCGCTACAAACCGAAACACCAATTGCAGCAGTAAAGACTCCGTATTTGTCGAATTAAATGAATTGAGCTGTTCAAAAGAGAATGTTTTCATTCCAAATGCATTCACACCAAATGGTGATGGCATAAATGATGTGTTTATTCCCCGTTCACTGATATTGAAATCGATGAGACTGGGCATATATAACAAATGGGGTAATAAGGTATTCGAAACAGATGACCTGACCAAATCCTGGGATGGTAATTATAA
The genomic region above belongs to Sphingobacteriales bacterium and contains:
- a CDS encoding gliding motility-associated C-terminal domain-containing protein translates to MAPICEGGILNPLPTTSTNGINGTWSPSLNNTATTTYTFTPTAGQCANSTTLTITVNQKVTPTFNQVAPICPGGTLNPLPTSSTNGINGTWSPALNNTATTTYTFTPTAGQCANSTTLTITVNQNTIIPTFNPVAPICEGGILNPLPTTSTNGINGTWSPSLNNTATTTYTFTPTAGQCANSSTLTIIVFPTKNSRISETICEGDSIVIGTQAFYTSGTFPVVLQSSQGCDSTVTLNLTVNPAKDTVLNRVICEGDSFIINSTIFTETGQYDIKFQSSLGCDSIVQLNLSVLDTSVKTFVTTICDGQSITIDGQTFTDAGIYTIRLQNSNGCDSTIILDLRIKPVTTTDIEKVICQGEVVVIGNQTFSVSGTYSVTLTSSIDCDSIINLDLTVNPVSRTNLNFVVCNGDAIAIGDSIFTSTGNYTVILENSLGCDSIVSLDLTVNPTFEETISGTICEGDSVTIGTQVFTEGGDYKVVLQAATGCDSTINLKLTVNPKSSVDIDKNICAGESFSVGGETFNETGSYTVVLQNSSGCDSTIFLNLTVHPLPVIDAVADKTIVNTGEQVQLNVTTTEQPIFSWLPADVVSNPSVQNPTATLTVSTLFIVTATNRNTNCSSKDSVFVELNELSCSKENVFIPNAFTPNGDGINDVFIPRSLILKSMRLGIYNKWGNKVFETDDLTKSWDGNYKGEPVEPGTYGYFFIGECSQGGKININGNITLLR